CTAAGTCCTTGTTGTGGAGTAAACAAAGGAAGTTTAGAGCTATTCTAGAGAATATACTAGAATATTAGGTTATATTCTAACACTAGAGCATAAAAATACTAATCGTCTGCACTCCTCAAGTAATAGGATTCACAACAGAGGGAGAGAACCCGAAATCATGTAAAGTAGCACGAAGAAAGTCTTAGCTAACTCATTCACATGCCTTCTCCAAGTCAATCTTCAGTGTCATGAAACCATCACTCTTTTATGCGAGTGGCATGACCTCCTGAGCCATAATAATTTATCCTTTGCTCCTCTCTCTAGATCAGTGACGAGGGTTGAAACCTGCTGACAAATACCTTTGTAAAGATCATGTATGCTACGTTACACAAACTAATTGGCTTTAACTCCTTAAAATGAGCACGACTATCCACTTTTGGGATTGAGACAAGTAATGTCTCCAAAAGACCTGGGATCACTTTGCTTATTGTGAATGCTCTTGATACCATAACTAGATCATCTAatcgtaatttttttttgaaatgatcgaatcgtaattttttttttatcctttggccaccagtctcCACGGGAGACGGGGgcccacgtgactaatctggctcgagaaacggtagtgatgtccctgaCCACAGAGGTATTATTTTTTATCTAATCGTAATTGAATGACTCAAATTgttattattttcttaaaaaataactCAAATTACTTGAACTCGCGAGTTTATTATTATTCTTGTTACAAAAACCCAAATAGGTAAATTCACCCCATGCTTGGTTGTGATTAATTTTTTGAGAAAAACTAATCCTCCTAAAAAAATTCCAATGAAATTTTAGTAGTTTGTTTATAATGTTATATATCAACTTACATTCGTTTGAATTTCGAAATACTATATTTACTTTCACTCCTCCTTTCTGTATCAATCGGCAGAATGCAAAAAAGGGGAAATATAATAGTAGCTTTCTATGGCTAATATAAAACTGTTTTATATGCCCcaatttattaaaagaaaatagtAATAATATAAGCAAAACTTATCTTTACCATATTTGGGATTTTTTATCGGCCcaccattcattcattcattgttTAAGCTTCTATCTTTTGACAACAACAAAATGTAATCAATTTTTTGCTTACATAAAATGTGTGGTACTTTCTTTCCTATAATCCTATCTGCTCCCAGTTGGCCATGAATCATAAGATAGGGGCTATGATATGAGTGGTCCAAATACATGCAACTAGTCTTTGGATCTTTGGCATGGATACCTACACGCCAGACGCCAGTATATCACTACTGTTAGCAAGCACATGGGAGGGGTGGCAATTATTAACCATACTTTACtattagagcaactccaatgctCAAGTTTCTTATCTGGTTTCTTACACACTATTTAGCACTATTTTACATTATTCTTGTGGGCCCATATTgacacatcagacttaagaaacttTTAAGGAACtaaagcagattttgctccaaccaatggtttcttaaattactgtTTCAAGGGTCCCAttgtgtcccaccatacaacattaatttataatatttattttcattcaatttagatttaaaatttaatattaaatcaataatataattaaatttaattattttcttttaatttcctTAATACTATAATTGAATATTAATGTTTGGGCTGAAAGTTCAAAAAAAGTTTGGGCTTATCAAAGTAATTCAAagatgatttcaaaaaaaagtccAAAGAGAAAAAACCGGTCAGGCCGGTCAAACCAAGTCCAAACCAAGTCATAACCGGTCTAGACTGGTCATTAACGGTTGGATGACCTGTTCAGCCGATCACCACCTATATATTCAACTTTTTCTCTCTCCCCATTCATCAAACCCTAGCCGCATCACTCCTccctcttctctcttcttcttcctctcttctccctCACCTGCATCCAGAAGCTTCTTCCTCTGCCTCTCTCCCTCACTTCTTCTCCCTTTCTCTGGTGTTTCACGCCTCTAGAGCCCAAACCAGTCAccaaacaaccaccaccgccaccttacagtcaccaccgccaccaaacaaccactACCGCCACCATACAGCCACGGTACGCCCCCAACAACCCCTGTTTCATATGCTCAAAGCCTTGAAGCTTGCAAAGGAGCTTCCTTTTCACACATGCAAATAGCTTCCTTTAAGATCGGAGCTTCCACAACTGAATTGGAGAactgcaaattttttttatttgttttttgaatgtaaagtttgattttttttcaataaattttttgtcTTGATGCTTTGTGTGTATGTCTCTGTTGAATTTGAACCTTAATTCTTCAATTTCATCCTTTCTGTTAATTTCCCTCTGAAAGCTGTTGGTGAAtatgtgagagaaaatattgtattttaattaagaaaccaaaaagcaaAGTTCCTTACGGAAGGAACCGTGGGCACTGTTCATGAATTAAGAAACCATTAAGAAACCAAGCTCCAATGCATAAGAAACTCTAACTTGGTTccttagcaactccagctgggctaagaaaccagcgttggagttgctcttatggCACAAGCAATCAAATGAAATCCAATACAAATTTAGTGGCTAACAGCTGAAGTCACATTATTAATGATAACTTATCAGTGAAGTTAAGAAATCATTTTCGAAGACACTTTTCACTACAAGTGAATTTCATTTCATAGTTCTTACACGATCCCAGTACTAATCTTTACACATTAAAGAGATCCATTATCAGAAATAAAAGATGTCAGAAATATCAAACagagaaaaagaatgaaacGTGATAAAAATGTAGCGACTTGTTCGAGGCCATCATCAAAACGACGTGAATCAACTTGATAGGCACGGAGAATCGCAATGGTGAGTATTTTTGCCAAACTTATCAGTGAAGTTACTTAGTGAACTTACTTATGTCCACCAAATTTACCTCACGATAAATTTTATTGTGTATGCAAACATGCACGGAGTGGAGATTGTACATATTCATCTTAGGGTGAAATTCAACTGTTTTTTAACTcatttgttttagttttttttaagatcactttgtaattaaaagccattttttttaagttttaagaTATTTGTACCGGCTTTTAAAAAGCTGAAAtcatattatttgaaaaaactaTTGTGCTTTACTtattagaaaaaagaaaaattattttaattagtgtAATCAAACGCAAATCAGTTTATGTTTTTCTTAAAAATCTCTAAAAAACTAATCtcttaaaatttattattttttatctgAAACAATGCACTTTAAACCATGTCAAGAACCAATTATTCTTTGAGTGAAGATTCAAGGTAGTGAATTGTTAATATGAAAACATAGAAACATGAAAAATGGATGCTAGGTATTGAAAACGAGGTGCTTTGTTGGGCCGCCTTCTGAAAGGTACTAATACTAAGTGCATGACAGGATGGCTAGTCTAATATGTGACACAACATCTTAGTGAAATATCAATGCACTGACAAAGGATGAAAAAGacatgaaatgatgagcaaaagAAAATGACAACAGCTGCTTCAATTCTATTCAATTATCATTCAATTTTGGTGCTTTTAGTTTGAGCAATAAACATGATCTGATGAAGATATCAATCACTTCCTTcatcaaaaataaaacaatttacaGATTATTTGCTCTTTCATTGAAGAACACACTACATATACCATGCTCATGCTTCACTGAACACACTAAATATACCCTGCTCATGCTTCACTTGCAAGCAGTTACAATCGAATTTGTCAGAGCACACAGTAAAAGCTCAGACACAATGCTCAAAGTAATTGTGTCATATGCAAGACAGTTCTGTGGCCTCTCTTGTCTTCAAGAGggggaaaaaataaaaaatttactttGATGTGGAAGACCCAGCAAGCTTAGGGTCTGTTTGGTAGTACACAACATCCCCAGTGTCGCTGACAAAATGGTCTTTCTTCAGGCTTCTTAGCAAATCTCCAATGAGGTGGAATGGAATAGGACTTGATTTCTTTGGCTCCCGGTAATATTTGCCAAGAACTGGCTTAGCTGCCTCAGTCTACATGTGGAACAAAGGCAAATTAAAATTTATGCAAtccaaaaaaaaacacttaGAACCCGTTCTGATGCAAATCATGGAGCACTTATTGAGTTTATCTAGTGCTTTTTTGGTAAATTAGCTCCAAAAAATCTGTATCCAATCAGGCTCTTACACAGTACCATATAGAACAGAAGATATAAGGTGTGTCAGACAAAAATACTCAAGATGTCAATATAACCCTTCAGACCAAAGTTTCCTATTGAATTTCGGGTGAACTAAATCACCTGGATTCTTGGAGATTGAGTTCACCTATTATTGGCTCACAAATTTAGTGAAAGCGTTTCACTAAATTCGTGAGTCGAAATTTGATAGGAAAATTTGATCTTCACTCTTGAGCACTTTATTGACATCTTTGTGTCCTTTTGTCCTGCAGATCTTATTTATATCTTCTGAAATTCTTCTATTCATCAATGCAGTAGTCAAGTATAGGGAGACTCACCGCTTCTATTAAGTTATAGTGTGGGATTTGAGGAAAGAGATGATGGATGACATGGGTTCCAATGTCATGGTGGATGTTGTTAATCAATCCATAGTCACGATCAATAGTTGTAAGCCCACCCCTAAGGTAGCTCCATTCCTGTCCAACATAATGAAAAGATAAAGCTCTGAAGGAAGAGAGGATTTTGAAAACATccaatagcatgtttggaaatcctttcaacaattgattttaaaggcaaaatcaacttTAGGAAGAAGCTTCGGTGAGTAGCTTCTGGATGTCCAAATTGTTTCCgaggaaaaagaagttgatccaaacatgctacaaGTCCCCCATAAGCAAAAAAGAAACTtgttgaagaaaatgaaattcTTGTTAACTTCAATTGTTTCTAAATTTCTTCAAGTGGAAAGACCAAGTTGAACAAAACATTTTCcaggaaaagagaaagaaagggtTACCTTTCCACGATACCATGGTAATTTGTCTTCATGGCCATGATGATGCAAGTAAGTCACCAAATCCAACCACATAACAAACAGCTGCAATTCAACGTAATATCAAATTAGGACTTCATTTTGACTCAAAAGGAGCATTATTATTCAGCGTCTAAGTACATGTTTGGAAAATTCGTATACAATTGATactgaagtcaaaatcaattttggagagGAGTTCTGTGAGTAACTACTAGttgccagaattgattctgcgAAAAAGtaaattgatccaaacatgctataattgATATTTTAGAAAGAGTAAAGGAATTTACCACATAGGGAATGCCATAAAGTTTAAGCAATTGAACTGGACCCATTACAAATCCTAAACCCACAAGCAAAGCCGCCATAGCTACCCAGCAAGTTGTTGAAGTGATAATATCTTTTCTTTCACTGGGTACGAACAAGTCGCTGTTTGGATCATAGTGAGAACCGGACTTCCCAGGACTTCTTTTCCACTGAATTCAAAGGTCACCAGAACAGATGTGAATTTCCTCACCATAACTAGCATCAATAAATGTTCAAATTCTGGTAAAACTGTGAGGCACTACAACTTACAAGGTATATAGGATATGCAAGCATTGGGAAAGGTGGTGTAAATCTTAGAACACGCGTTGCTTTGTCCAGGCTCTTAAAGATTCTCTCAGGCAACTGCAAGATTGACATAAAACTTCTTATATTAGAAAACTGGATTAATAGGGTAAAAAATGAAGTCAGGACAAAACAGATTCCCTTAAAAAGCAGAACAGTTAATATCAACTTACCGGGTGCCAAGATTCATCATTTTCAACATGGCCATGGTTCTGATGATGTGTTCTATGACTGATTCTCCTGTACAATTCAAGAAACTAATCAGTTTCAAAGCATAGACTAGAAAGTATAAATAATGCAGATTAGGATAAGCAAAACACACAAGACAAAAAGAGGACTAGAATAGAAGAATAGCTTTTCCTGCAAGAGCATACCATCCATGATAAGGTACTAGGATTGAAGAATGCAGCAAATGGCCAACTACACTGTTCAGCTTGGGATTGTTTGAAAAGCTTCCATGACCACTGAAACATTCAAAACAAACATTTGGAATCCAACTTCACCACCCCAAAAAAgccaaatattaataattacaGTAGAATCTAAGTGCATGCTTGGAAATCCTTCCACAATTGATTCTAATCCTAAAATCAATTCTGTGTAGCAGCTtagtgtcagaattgattctactaagggaaaaaaaaaacttaatccaAGCATGCTATTAATCTGAATTAGaggagaaaaacaaaaacaaaattgaagatgaaaATTTGGCTGTGAACATTACCAATCATGACCAAGAACAAAGAGAGCCCAGAACATGGTTCCTTGAGCAGCCCAATAGAGAGGCCAAACCAACCAGTTGTTGAGAGAAGCAGCAACAGCAGCTAGccccaaaacaacaacaacatcccTCACTACATAGCTCATGGACTTCCACGGGTCCTTCACCCAACAGTGTTTAGGAATGGCTGCTCTAACATCAGCCAATGAGAATGGTGGCGGTGCACCAGGGTCAAATTGTGGCAGTTCCTCCTTCCCACTAACCCCATTAACCTCTTCCTCACTTGTGTCAACTCTCACAGGAGCACTCACTTTCAATTCCCACCTTCTCTTCCTAAAACCGCCACAACATGTTATGGCCCCTCTTGGTtgaaaacccagatctgggtTACCCTTGTTTGTGCTCAAAAATCTCAAGCTTGAAGGTTTTTGGCTTGAAACTATGGCTCCTGTTCTGGGTCGTGGAAAAGTTGGAGGAAGTGGCCTCAAGCCACATTCTGATAAAACCCATGTTGCCGCCATTGAAGGAAGCTTTAGGCCACAAGGGTTGGAATTGGATTGGTTGGTTGATTGGTTCCTAGTAGTGTTCCTGGTCACTCGGAGGATAGAATGGTAAAGTTTTGAGAAAACAGgatagatagagagagagagagagagagagagagagagagagagagaaaagggtACTTGTGGTGTGTTTCAACAACAGCCTCACGTTTGTTTGTGTTGGGtctgttgttgtttttttctcTCTGGTTTCTCTGCCACTCAAaccctccttcttcttcttcttcttctcccttccCCCACTACCTACTTCAAAAATCTGAGAGAAAATCTCAGGTTTAACAAAAGGGTAGCCAAAGGGGATTGAATGAATTGAAGGGAGAAGATAAGggtctctctctatctctaatGGTTCATGTTGTGACCTTGGAGTTCTATTAAATAAACAAAAGGGTGTGCGCACGAGCACGACTTGGCCAAGTTAGTCGGTGAGAAAGAAAGAATCTCTTGTTTACTTTGATCAATTGATGAGATGTGTAACTAACCTCAAAGGTCAAAGTTAAACAACCCTAATTTAAATGGGTGAATGATGAAATTAGTTTCTGAGTTTTTGTTCTTGATCAAAATATCCCTACAGCCGATAGTCGTGAGATTAATTCCTCGCCCCGCGGTCAGCGCATTAAGCGGTAGGGGACTGCGCAAAGAGAGTCTCTGAGTTTGtaagtgagtttgattttactcattttaataaaaaaaaaataacgcTTAATGGAAGTAAAAACCCTCcagtaattatataaataaccGTCTTTAAGCGTCATTTTTCATCGGAGGGGCTAAAATCAAATTCACTTATAAAGTCAAAGACTAATTTGACTATTCACCCTTAGCTACTAATTTTACTAGAAAACGAAGTTAAATATTAAGTGTAAAATTTAAGagaaactttttaaaaaaataagaggaacttttaaaaaaaaaattaaccccATCTCTTATATATTTGGTTGAATAAGAGATAGTATTAAATAAATTGATATAATAATTTATGATGGGTTATCAGGTGGAATAAAATTTCATCTCCTCCCCGCGTCTTTGAATTTGACCTATCAAGGTGGAATGTAATTTGAAAAGTGGAACCTCCTCTTTTGTTTGCCATCACTTTTGATATAGACAGGAAATCGAAGCTCATTGGTTGATGATGTGTGCTGATAACTagcttaatttcttttttttttttgataattggGAGGGCCAACGGCCCACTAGCTTAATTTCTTTTATGGTTAAACACAGAGACTTGTTAATTTGACGGGTAAACTTCAAACAtgtacttttcaaaaaaaaaaaaaaacttcaaacatGTAACATGTGTAGTTTTCTTTTTAATACATACAcacttactttttctttttatatcaaTTCAACATCGTTTTTCTtcctatttattttttattttctcatcatattttaaatttctctctttctttttcttaggCTTCTTTCatagaaaagagagagatagagaagagagtaaAGAAAAAAGAGGTTGAGTGGAGAGAAAtatgtgaaaaataaaatagatttagaggttgtttagtataataaaaaaaaagagaagtaaaAGACGAAGATAATGGAGAATGGTAGTAATACAATTTTatccaaataaaaaaactaaacaaaaatcTATGTACACACATAGAGAAGGAGAGCAAAAGTTCTTGACGGTACACGGTACAATCTCTCTTCATTTTGAGAAGAATTGAAAAAGCATGTGGGGCCCACCCAAACTCTTCTCTCTCCCCACTCTCCTCCCTTCACCAAACACATCAACCAAGAGAATTGTacctaaaaaatcattttttcccttttttctaTTTGCTGCTGCATGTGTGAAAAAATGAGAATACATGAATCATGTGTTTATGGTTTTTGAGTTGGGATtttagagtggtggtggtggagtggtTGGACGGTTGGACGGTTGGGGAGGAAGGTGGGAGGAAGAGAGGGTGATAGGGGTagggagaggaagaggaagatggggagagaaagaaaaatttTCAACcatagggactaaattgaagatcTAATCTTTCGGTCAAATCTCTTTCCTACGTGGAATTTCCAAATGGAAAAAAACGTGACATGTCAGCCTCTCCGTTAACCTCTGTTAAGATTTTTAACGTTAGGGACTAACTTGAATGCATTTTGCCACATCCAGGGACAACGGGATGCATTTTAGAAGTTGAGGGACTAACTTGAAGGCGGGCGACACATTCAGGGATCAACTTAACTATTTACCCCCAAACACATGTTCATCCCCATCCTCCCCCTAACTCTCtctttcctatctctctccacTCAAAGCTCCCTCCACCAAACAAAGCATTAATGTGGGAGTTCATCAAGTGTAAAGATGATGTTAACGGTGTATTTCACATTGCTAGAATCAGACAAAGATCCTACTAAAACTCAATTTGATGTAGAGATAGAGAAGAGGGAGATTGCAAAGAGATAAGCCAATCAGTCTTATTTTGTAACTTCATCTGCTGCAAAGAGAAGTATTTAACACGGGCCCCActcatttttctcatttttccaaTTTGCGAAGAGATAGCATGTGGATGTTGttaacttttttttcctttttgatcCTTGTCTGCTCTATATTCAAAGTCGTTGGGAGTTGGAACATTTTTTTCTGTTGTTGGACAACAAGGCctcttttaaaaaattacacttttttaaaaaaaataaatttatgttattcatctcattctttctctcgtCCCTCTTTgatctctatcataccaaacaatcaACAAATCTACTCTATTTATCACCTCTGTTTATCTActcatcttttctcttctctactctcttctctatctctttcttcaCTATCAAACGAAGTGTAAGTCCTCAAACTCATCCCTAATATATTGACAAGATTGAAAACCTATCATCCACTCTATCCTAAAGCACTTCTCTCGATTGAGCAACAAGGGACAAATCATTGGGGTTAGGTCCCTTTTGACCCACTCGTCGTCCAGCTCTCCGATCTTGACCAATGAGTTCTTCATGGAAGATTTGCGCATGTTCAAGCAATGGAAGGGTACAAATCAATGTTGTTGTTTCTGGGTGTGCTTAGAAGGATCCATGGCGCAAGGTCTACGAGCATGTACAAGTCTTCTTCTACACGGAGACGAGACGACTACCTAGTGATGATCTGGTTTGAAATCAATCAGTTCAAAGAGATAGATCAAGAAAGGGGGGCAGAAATCCCACAAGGTTTCGTTGTGTTATCTCTCTTTATCgttcatttctctctcatcctccGTCTTTCTTCCTCATCTATCTCCGTTTAAAAAGTTGTGGTGTATGGGTCACCGAAAGTGAATAGTAGGTCGTAAAACGTGGTGTTGATGGTAGCAAAGTGGTGAAGGAGTTAGTGATGAAAAAGACCTAGTTGAAATTTACAAAACTTCAAAACCTAGATGAAATTCCAATATTATCCTTAACGGTTCATGAAACAAGACTCATGAACATACCTAAAATGTGTTTAGATACACATTTAATTCACAACAACAAacattctaataaaaaaatgacatttttttaaaagaacttTCACATTCAACCTAGCTCTAATACAAACTTACCCTTTGTCATAAGAAATGAGTTTAATTACTATGCATTTATAGTTTAAGAAGGTTTTTCACAATCATCCTATTAGATTTTTAACTTCTCAtatcataattaaatttcaatttaaaaatagtttaaaaaaaattgtgaggTGTGATTGAAATGTGTAACTATATTCTGTTCGcgtaggataactcaagtggtaggagttgggggacatatgagttgggtacgGGGAGGTTCAGCCATCCAGTAATCGattgcaatttatctttccgatgtaaaaaaaagtgTAACTATTTCTGAGTGCATAGTAATCCCTTATAAAATTGTGgggtaaatggtcactttggtcctcgaaagtgtccaccgacttcacattcgtccctgaatgaatttta
This portion of the Lotus japonicus ecotype B-129 chromosome 3, LjGifu_v1.2 genome encodes:
- the LOC130748795 gene encoding omega-3 fatty acid desaturase, chloroplastic-like gives rise to the protein MAATWVLSECGLRPLPPTFPRPRTGAIVSSQKPSSLRFLSTNKGNPDLGFQPRGAITCCGGFRKRRWELKVSAPVRVDTSEEEVNGVSGKEELPQFDPGAPPPFSLADVRAAIPKHCWVKDPWKSMSYVVRDVVVVLGLAAVAASLNNWLVWPLYWAAQGTMFWALFVLGHDCGHGSFSNNPKLNSVVGHLLHSSILVPYHGWRISHRTHHQNHGHVENDESWHPLPERIFKSLDKATRVLRFTPPFPMLAYPIYLWKRSPGKSGSHYDPNSDLFVPSERKDIITSTTCWVAMAALLVGLGFVMGPVQLLKLYGIPYVLFVMWLDLVTYLHHHGHEDKLPWYRGKEWSYLRGGLTTIDRDYGLINNIHHDIGTHVIHHLFPQIPHYNLIEATEAAKPVLGKYYREPKKSSPIPFHLIGDLLRSLKKDHFVSDTGDVVYYQTDPKLAGSSTSK